Proteins encoded in a region of the Deinococcus malanensis genome:
- a CDS encoding Crp/Fnr family transcriptional regulator: MDLLDTLKCSPLFQRVPEDAVREAARVVTPRNFQAGDTVLEQDAQGEALYLLTSGAVRVSRVSLGSRERVMGDVYAPGVIGETAVLAAAGERSATVMALTDVSTLMLYRDHFSQILRRHPLVLWNLSAMLAQRITYLNDELIAFGLNTEAALAHVFTHLHRQRVQAGVPQPEVLPLGTQDIMQRISASRETVSRVMRKMERQGLLKVSGQNVVLLDIQALEQSSLDEADFE, from the coding sequence GTGGACCTGCTGGACACCCTGAAATGCTCCCCCCTTTTCCAGCGCGTGCCTGAAGACGCTGTGCGTGAAGCTGCCCGTGTTGTGACCCCCCGGAATTTCCAGGCGGGCGACACCGTGCTGGAACAAGACGCCCAGGGAGAAGCCCTCTACCTGCTCACCAGTGGTGCCGTGCGGGTCAGCCGGGTCAGTCTGGGCAGCCGTGAACGCGTCATGGGCGATGTCTACGCCCCGGGCGTGATCGGTGAAACTGCTGTGCTGGCCGCTGCCGGTGAACGCAGCGCGACTGTCATGGCCCTGACCGACGTGAGCACCCTGATGCTCTACCGCGACCATTTTTCACAGATTCTGCGCCGGCATCCGCTGGTGCTGTGGAACCTCAGCGCCATGCTGGCCCAGCGCATCACCTACCTCAACGACGAGCTGATCGCTTTTGGCCTGAACACTGAAGCGGCCCTGGCCCATGTCTTCACGCACCTGCACCGGCAGCGGGTGCAGGCAGGGGTTCCCCAGCCGGAGGTACTGCCGCTGGGCACCCAGGACATCATGCAGCGCATCAGTGCCAGCCGCGAGACCGTGTCGCGCGTGATGCGCAAGATGGAGCGTCAAGGTCTGCTGAAAGTCAGTGGCCAGAATGTGGTCCTGCTGGACATCCAGGCCCTGGAGCAGAGCAGCCTGGACGAAGCGGACTTCGAGTAA
- a CDS encoding fumarylacetoacetate hydrolase family protein, with translation MRLVRILHQGQARWGQLQQDTVLLSGGMGETPTGETVPFDPAALLVPAEPSKIVCVGRNYLDHIRELGNDTGDLPKEPGIFLKGPNTLAEPGGTVMRPDWTDNFHFEGELALVIGKRARDLSPDTALDHVAGFTCGLDLTARDLQKTDLQWFRAKAADRFCPLGPWLETEFDPADVRVQTRVNGETRQDGRTAQMIFPVVDILVYITRFVTLEPGDVVLTGTPEGVGALQSGDTVEVEVEGLGVLTTPIG, from the coding sequence ATGCGTCTCGTCAGGATTCTTCATCAGGGGCAGGCCCGCTGGGGTCAGCTGCAGCAGGACACGGTACTTCTCAGTGGTGGGATGGGGGAGACGCCGACCGGAGAGACCGTCCCCTTCGATCCGGCAGCCCTGCTTGTTCCCGCAGAGCCCAGCAAGATCGTGTGCGTGGGCCGCAACTACCTGGACCACATCCGGGAACTGGGCAACGACACGGGCGACCTCCCGAAAGAGCCGGGGATCTTCCTCAAGGGACCCAACACCCTGGCGGAACCCGGCGGAACGGTGATGCGTCCTGACTGGACCGACAACTTTCATTTCGAAGGCGAACTGGCGCTGGTCATTGGGAAGCGGGCGCGGGACCTGAGCCCGGACACGGCCCTGGACCACGTGGCTGGCTTTACTTGCGGTCTGGACCTGACGGCCCGGGACCTGCAGAAGACCGACTTGCAGTGGTTCCGCGCGAAGGCGGCGGACCGGTTCTGTCCGCTGGGGCCGTGGCTGGAAACTGAGTTCGATCCGGCCGACGTCCGGGTGCAGACCCGGGTCAATGGTGAAACGCGCCAGGATGGACGCACAGCCCAGATGATCTTTCCCGTGGTGGACATCCTGGTATACATCACCCGGTTCGTGACGCTGGAACCGGGTGATGTGGTGCTGACGGGCACCCCGGAGGGAGTGGGCGCCTTGCAGAGCGGCGACACGGTAGAAGTCGAGGTCGAGGGCCTGGGCGTGTTGACCACCCCCATCGGCTGA